taatattttctgcatgtatcaaaaacaaagacttttctaaatatatttgaaaatacattAGTGGCAAAATCTAATTAGAGTGAAACCCATCAATTTTTGGATTTCATATGTGAAAAATGATACACATTGCCAATGACATCATTAAGTAAGAATTTCTGTCCGCATACAAAGGTTGTGAAACAGTCTCCTGTCTCATTGCTAAAAGATGAGTTCTCATAAAAGTGGTTAAAAGTAGCAAATGCTATCAGAATATTTGATAGTTATAAGAAATATGCCTGGTATACatattcttatataatatatatgcactgatagaaatatttttccaatGTAGGACAGTATGCTTATGGCTTTGAGACAAATTTAGATGGAAAATATATTATGTcctaaaaaaaatcagtggagtCCATTTGACTTAAAATTGACTTATTACTTTATTcttcacaagaaagaaaatataagtagAGAAAATTACAATAGCTTTATTAGTTTGATCTGATGATTAGTGAAGAATGCCCAGCAGATTGGCTTTATTCTACTGGGAGTTTTGGCTAGCATTTCGGGAATTTCAGTGTTTATTTTCCAAACAGAATTGAAGATGGGAAGAAATAAATATCAGTCCCTCCAAACTGTGTTTCCTAAAGAAAATTGTCATGGAAAAAACAAGTTTTTGTACCCTGTTCCTTCACTTAAAGTGTTCTTCATGAAATCCTTTTCTTGCATCCATGGGTGAGAAAACAGTattgtattttactttcttttcaaaaagcaaaatgaTACCCAAAGCAAATATGAAGgcttttctaaatatatttgaaaatatacatgTAGATACCATTTTAGGCGGTTCTCTAATAACTAGAACACAAAGCAGTTGCAAACAGAAGAGCTACATCACCATCAATAATTGTTACCTATTTGTGGACCAAAGATTAGATCACCGTCATGAGGTTTTGTGTGGTCTTTGCAGGTAACCTATACACTGTGCTTCTTAATAATGGTACATAATGATCATTCCTGGAAAAATTACTTTCAGGTAATCACAGGTTTGAGGATGAGGCCTTCAGTTAAATTCATAAAGAATGGATAAGATAACGGAATATGAAATGTATGCATTGGTGCAAAGCCATTTGTCTGGTCTTATTATCACCCAAAACTAATCCTGGTTATTGTTTAGACATCAAGATGTTCTGGTTACAGTTAAGCAGTCCTCATTTTAGCTTACCAGGTGCAGTTCTGTGTATATGCAGACTGCATTATGTCTAGGATTCTGCATTATTTTAGCATTACAGAATTGCAATGTGGTGATACTGTCCTCAATTCCCTCCTCCTGtgtcattttattataaaacatattatgtACTTTGTAATTCTAATATATATGTCTAACATATATCTATGTTTAAAATCTCACCCACATACATACTTTATGATAGAATCAGATAAGCATGACATCAGGTAAATTAGTGTTCATGAtctcattatttattttgagatgattGGATGTTGAAAGTTTATACACTAAAACTATGCACaaaatatttactgtatttatttatttctagtatgtttaaagagaaggaacagaacaCCATCCTAACTGTGAATTGTGGAGCACGTGGGTATATTAAAGTAGACTCAATCTGACCACATTCTTACTGAGTCTTGGTTACATTTACAATAATCTCCTCTCTGCTTGTAGTGAGCAGCCTGAGGGGGTGTGATGGAGCTGAACAGGACCCAGCTGACTGAATTTGTTCTCAGAGGAATAACAGATCGCTCAGGGCTGCAAGTCCCCCTGTTCCTGGTGTTCTTTCTCATCTATGTCATCACCATGGTGGGCAACCTTGGCTTAATCTTTCTCATCTGGAAGGACCCTCATcttcacacacccatgtacattTTCCTTGGAAATTTAGCCTTTGCTGATGCCTGCACGTCATCATCTGTGACACCAAAGATgcttatgaaattttcaaataagaatgaCATGATATCCATGGGTGAGTGTTttgctcaattttattttttttgtttaagtGCAACTGCAGAATGTTTCATCCTGGTAgcaatggcctatgaccgctatgtagcCATATGCAACCCTCTGCTCTATGTAGTGGTCATGTCCAACAGACTCTGTATTCAGTTCATAGGTGTATCCTATCTAATTGGACTTCTACATGGTCTACTTCATGTAGGATTGTTATTTAGGTTAACGTTTTGTAGTTCCAATGTAATAGATCATTTCTACTGTGAAATCCTGCCACTTTATAGGATTTCTTGCACCGACCCATCTATCAATGTACTGGTAGCTTTCATTATGGCTATTTTAATACAGGTGAGTACCTTCATGAGTATTATAGTCTCCTATGTCCGTGTCCTCTTTGCCATCCTGAGAACAAAGTCTGAGAGTGGCAGACACAAAGCCTTCTCTACTTGCAGTTCCCACCTGtcatctgtgtctttgttttatgGCACTCTCTTCATCATATATGTACTCTCTGGCTCTGACACAGATAATTATCAGGGTAAAATGTATTCACTGTTCTATACCATTATCATTCCTCTGCTAAACCCCTTCATTTACAGCCTAAGAAACAAAGAAGTCATTGGTGCCCTGAGAAAACTCAGAGAATGATGACTGTTTTCTGAAAACTTGAAGATGTTTTGTATCACCAGATTCTCTCTTTCTTAGTGCATCTTAATATTTTAGCCCTGTACTTGGGATGTAATAGGGATTGTATTTGCATACTGTGAATAAAGCAATAGAATATAGactaaaaatggctgtcttgtgttattatttgtattattatcaTCACAAAATAATGACATctttaaataaagatataatatacATTGTTTTCTAGTTCACAGTCAAAGGAGAGTATGCCACAAAATGATTGTCTTTATTAGATTAGTAAGCTTTCCTTGAGATGACATATGTCTTtaaattattgaaagaaaaactCCGTGTGTCATATGTATAGATTATCTCTTGCCTCTACTGattattttttctgatttataCACATTTGCCCCACATGTAGTCATATGTATGACCTGACACTCTTCCTTGTCATCCTCCTCCCACACACCTGCTGATTCTCTTCTTACTGCCAAAGTGTCCCCCACCCTACTTTCCTCTCTTTGTCTATGTGGATGTGTTCTACTGCTGATGGTGCATAAATGCAATGACCATGTTGAATAcagaagacagggtttcactgacCCCCCTTCTCTGGTTGTTACACTCCTCTGCCCACTCTATTATCATGTTCCTCAGGACTTGGAATAAGGATTATATTTGGACTACTCACAGCTGAGATCTCAGCAGTTGCTCATTTTCAAAATTTTGGCCAGTTGTTCAAACAATTGAGTTTGTAAAATAATTTCACTCATGAACAAAATGATTACACCCTTTTgatgcctctgccttcctctgcaaTTTGTCATGTCACCTATGTTCTATTTCATTCTCAAGctcttttttttgagactctgTATTAACCATTGTCCTCCACATTATGAAGCTCCTGTAGTCTAGGATGAAATATACACTAGTATGTGGCTAATAATAGGTGTCCATAAAGCAAGTTAGTGAAGTTTACACCACAGTACTTGTGAACTCACTAGCTAGGTGATTTTGGTCAGGTGGTTTCCAGTACCGGGTATAGACCTCTTTCCTTGCAGTGCTTATAATATCCAATCAGTAAGCAATAATTTGACCCTAATTATTGTGCTGGTTCTGAATCACTGGGCACAGATGACGTGACAGATGTTTGAGCTATTGATGAGTTTTCTCTCCCTGTAGCCTGAATAGCACCTTCTGGTCATATGAAGGACAGGGCTCCTTATCAGGGAGAAAGCTTCTAGCTTGGCTTCAGTCCATTGTCTCCCTATTCTGGGACAGTTTACAGTGCTTTCAGTGACAGAGCCTTACCATATAGTTCTGGCAGGCAATTAAGGGAAAATGCAATAATTATTATTGATTTGGTATCCTCTGCTGTCTCCATAATTTATTAAAGAAGAGTTATTCGGCACTTGACAATGAGGTTCTCCTTAAAACACCTACGGATTCCAGCAACAGAATTAATCAGAAAGACAGAGTACCTCAGTTTAACCTTGTTCTATTATAATTATACAAATTATTAATATTGTTAGTTTGCTTTCAAATTCATAGGTTTCTTTGTTAATTTAACTAAAACCTATCATTTAAAATCATCTTAATTCATTCTCTCAGCTTTCCTGAAATGTGGTTCCATAATCTGTGTATGACAGGGATatctttatgttttatataataattgTATATTACACATTTCACATTGTATTTGATAGAGCCTAAAAAAACAGTACTAGCAGTAACACTGATTCTTCTAAACAATCAATATCAGAACATGTTGAATGtttctacatctgacagaggttGATCATTGCTTTCGGTAAATATTTTTTACCTTGCATTGTGACTTTTCTATCTGTCTTtttagctttggtttttttttttttttatttgaaaaaaatgtacacacgcgtgcgcacacacacacacacacacacacacacacacacacacacacacaccttcaccaTCTCTTATCCCAATTTTTCCCCTCTGGATTCTTTCTTCTTACTTCATTCTTTTATTCAAATTTTTCATGCAACTAGAGTTTTGATATGCCCTCCTTGACCCTTCCCATATCTCTGCATCCTTATTGCCCTGTATTTCATCACTCGTGTTAGCTCCTATTTTTTATATACTGTGCTTTACTGTTCCAAACTAGACTTTACCTAAATCCCCACATCCTaatcttcctctcttgctttcttccctttaagAATACTCTCTTGAGTTTaatcacacaaataaaaagttcAAAACTAAGATCATCAAGGATATATAACATATAGAGCTTGTGTTCAGGTGTTGTATCAGAGAATGTAGTtatttggttatatgcccaggaatgacATAGCTGTGTCT
The nucleotide sequence above comes from Mus caroli unplaced genomic scaffold, CAROLI_EIJ_v1.1 scaffold_16081_U1_1, whole genome shotgun sequence. Encoded proteins:
- the LOC110288182 gene encoding olfactory receptor 5AC1-like: MELNRTQLTEFVLRGITDRSGLQVPLFLVFFLIYVITMVGNLGLIFLIWKDPHLHTPMYIFLGNLAFADACTSSSVTPKMLMKFSNKNDMISMGECFAQFYFFCLSATAECFILVAMAYDRYVAICNPLLYVVVMSNRLCIQFIGVSYLIGLLHGLLHVGLLFRLTFCSSNVIDHFYCEILPLYRISCTDPSINVLVAFIMAILIQVSTFMSIIVSYVRVLFAILRTKSESGRHKAFSTCSSHLSSVSLFYGTLFIIYVLSGSDTDNYQGKMYSLFYTIIIPLLNPFIYSLRNKEVIGALRKLRE